Proteins encoded within one genomic window of Amorphoplanes friuliensis DSM 7358:
- a CDS encoding phosphotransferase, giving the protein MAEVVERFGLGRLTAEPVPVPGGLSNDLWQVITEDGAYAVKRMLLNADRPDFVANVEAAYEIERRALHAGVAMPEPVPDPLTGRALSRVREGLFRVHRWADGEPGVGPATDAAELLATIHAAGRPRWDRPEPPWDGTRWGAEIAGLARRVAAAPDRVLVVDSHRDLDPKNTLRRPDGVLLALDWDAAGPAGAVQEAAAVAVDWSDGDPGAFAAALLAYECWGGTPVPREPWVFGGWVAAQGGWLDHQSTHGGDAEVEATLARLQKLDVDQLLRVTPAGS; this is encoded by the coding sequence ATGGCCGAGGTGGTGGAACGGTTCGGGCTGGGCCGGCTGACGGCGGAACCCGTGCCGGTGCCGGGTGGACTGTCGAACGACCTGTGGCAGGTGATCACCGAGGACGGCGCGTACGCCGTCAAGCGGATGCTCCTCAACGCGGACCGGCCCGATTTTGTGGCGAACGTGGAAGCGGCGTACGAGATCGAACGCCGTGCCCTGCATGCCGGAGTGGCGATGCCCGAGCCGGTGCCGGATCCGCTGACCGGGCGCGCGCTCTCCCGCGTACGGGAGGGGTTGTTCCGGGTGCACCGCTGGGCTGACGGCGAGCCGGGAGTGGGACCGGCGACGGACGCCGCGGAGCTCCTGGCCACGATCCACGCCGCGGGACGACCGCGGTGGGACCGGCCCGAGCCGCCGTGGGACGGCACACGCTGGGGTGCGGAGATCGCCGGCCTGGCCCGGCGGGTGGCCGCCGCGCCGGACCGCGTACTCGTCGTGGACAGCCACCGCGACCTCGACCCCAAGAACACCCTGCGGCGGCCCGACGGCGTGCTGCTGGCCCTGGACTGGGACGCCGCCGGACCGGCCGGGGCGGTGCAGGAGGCGGCCGCGGTGGCCGTCGACTGGTCCGACGGAGACCCGGGTGCGTTCGCTGCGGCCCTGCTCGCGTACGAGTGCTGGGGCGGAACGCCCGTCCCCCGCGAACCATGGGTGTTCGGCGGCTGGGTGGCCGCCCAGGGCGGCTGGCTCGACCACCAGTCCACCCACGGCGGCGACGCCGAGGTCGAGGCCACCCTGGCCAGACTGCAAAAGCTGGACGTCGATCAGCTGCTCAGGGTGACACCCGCAGGATCGTGA
- a CDS encoding YncE family protein, producing MTQAGLGVLALVVSAGVGAATVVVTRPPAGPVTIAAAPVSAVPSATSTRRSSIPGPRVVATLRVAAEPGGVAVSPDSRTVYVAGQSSRFVSVIDAATRSVTDVRVPRPPRFVTVARDNSRAYVAMYEDDGSHSGIAVIDAETREVTKVVATGPQPYDLAVAPDGRVWVPIHSAGRVEVYTGDELRRVVTVPVAPNPHSVRFGPEGLRAYTPAHESSVVSVIDMWDDSVRQSVPVSKAPHSLAVSPDGRTILVACYDADRVDRIDSLTLRRSGSFPVGDKPQSVTFAADGRHAYVADEDDNTLTVLNVRTGATTAKVRVGRSPRAVAVAPDGLYAYVSAGDDNTVTILRVSP from the coding sequence GTGACGCAAGCCGGTCTCGGTGTGCTGGCGCTGGTGGTGTCGGCCGGGGTCGGCGCGGCCACCGTGGTCGTCACCAGGCCCCCGGCCGGCCCGGTGACCATCGCGGCCGCCCCGGTGAGCGCCGTCCCGTCCGCCACCTCCACCCGCCGCAGCAGCATCCCCGGACCCCGGGTCGTCGCCACCCTGCGCGTCGCCGCCGAGCCCGGCGGGGTTGCGGTCTCACCGGACAGCCGCACCGTGTACGTCGCCGGCCAGTCGTCCCGCTTCGTCTCGGTGATCGACGCCGCCACCCGGTCCGTCACCGACGTCCGCGTGCCACGCCCGCCCCGGTTCGTCACCGTCGCCCGCGACAACAGCCGCGCCTACGTGGCGATGTACGAGGACGACGGCAGCCACAGCGGCATCGCGGTCATCGACGCCGAGACCCGCGAGGTCACCAAGGTCGTCGCGACCGGCCCGCAGCCGTACGACCTGGCGGTGGCCCCCGACGGCCGCGTCTGGGTCCCGATCCACAGCGCGGGCCGCGTCGAGGTCTACACCGGCGACGAGCTGCGGCGCGTCGTCACCGTCCCCGTCGCCCCGAACCCGCACTCGGTCCGCTTCGGCCCCGAAGGCCTCCGCGCGTACACCCCCGCCCACGAGTCCAGCGTGGTCTCGGTGATCGACATGTGGGACGACTCCGTCCGCCAGTCGGTCCCGGTCAGCAAGGCCCCGCACAGCCTCGCCGTCTCCCCGGACGGCCGCACGATCCTGGTCGCCTGCTACGACGCCGACCGCGTCGACCGCATCGACAGCCTCACCCTGCGCCGCAGCGGCTCGTTCCCCGTCGGCGACAAACCCCAGAGCGTGACCTTCGCCGCGGACGGCCGCCACGCCTACGTCGCCGACGAGGACGACAACACCCTCACGGTCCTGAACGTCCGCACCGGCGCCACCACCGCCAAGGTCCGCGTCGGCCGCAGCCCCCGCGCGGTCGCGGTCGCCCCGGACGGCCTCTACGCCTACGTATCCGCCGGCGACGACAACACAGTCACGATCCTGCGGGTGTCACCCTGA
- a CDS encoding alpha-1,4-glucan--maltose-1-phosphate maltosyltransferase, with product MSAPGRTIGRIPVVGVAPVVDGGERPVKSVVDEEFEVTATVFREGHDAVNATVVLTDPAGRASRAPMTRVNAGLDAWAVTVCADRPGRWTYRVEGWSDPYGTWHHDAVIKVGAGVDVELMLEEGARVLERAVAEVDRTAEQAAVLEEAVTGLRDRRNAPEVRLGAGVTQAVRHELTERPLRDHVSPGTDLPWLVERDRALHGAWYEMFPRSEGATFDETTGLWTSGTFRTAAQRLTAVAAMGFDVVYLTPVHPIGRVNRKGRNNSLEAGPHDPGSPYGIGSSEGGHDAVHPDLGTFDDFDAFVARAGELGLEVALDLALNCAPDHPWVSKHPEWFTTRADGTIAYAENPPKKYQDIYPLNFDNDPEGLYAELRRIVQVWIDHGVTIFRVDNPHTKPLEFWERLIADVAETHPEIIWLAEAFTRPPMMHTLAKVGFQQSYTYYAWRHDRAELEEYCTELAGPAAAYMRPSFWPTTHDILTPFMQRGGVDVWKMRAALAATLVPTYGIYAGYELIENVPRPGAEEQIDNEKYEYKNRRWEDYEPGGPREGQSLAPYLTRLNEIRRAHPALHRLRNLRFHRADDPDVLVFSKSRRIYDRDDVVIVVANLDPSVTRDTWVHLTMPDLGLGWEEGFVAHDLITGQHWNWGEHAFVRVGPDTEPVHIIRVLSSF from the coding sequence ATGAGCGCTCCCGGTAGGACCATCGGAAGGATCCCCGTCGTCGGCGTCGCACCCGTGGTGGACGGCGGCGAGCGGCCGGTCAAATCGGTCGTGGACGAGGAGTTCGAGGTCACCGCGACGGTGTTCCGCGAGGGTCACGACGCCGTGAACGCCACGGTTGTCCTCACCGACCCCGCCGGTCGTGCGTCCCGCGCACCGATGACCCGGGTCAACGCGGGTCTCGACGCCTGGGCCGTCACCGTCTGCGCGGACCGCCCGGGCCGCTGGACCTACCGGGTCGAGGGCTGGTCCGACCCGTACGGCACCTGGCACCACGACGCGGTCATCAAGGTCGGCGCCGGGGTCGACGTCGAGCTGATGCTCGAGGAGGGTGCCCGCGTGCTGGAGCGTGCCGTCGCCGAGGTGGACCGCACGGCGGAGCAGGCGGCAGTGTTGGAGGAGGCCGTCACCGGCCTGCGCGACCGGCGGAACGCCCCCGAGGTGCGGCTCGGCGCGGGCGTGACCCAGGCGGTCCGGCACGAGCTCACCGAGCGGCCGCTGCGCGACCACGTGTCACCCGGTACGGACCTGCCGTGGCTGGTCGAGCGGGACCGAGCCCTCCACGGCGCCTGGTACGAGATGTTCCCGCGGTCCGAGGGCGCGACCTTCGACGAGACCACCGGGCTCTGGACCAGTGGCACCTTCCGGACGGCGGCACAACGCCTCACCGCGGTCGCCGCCATGGGCTTCGACGTGGTCTACCTGACACCGGTGCACCCGATCGGCCGGGTCAACCGCAAGGGGCGGAACAACTCCCTGGAAGCGGGCCCGCACGACCCCGGTTCGCCGTACGGGATCGGGTCGTCCGAGGGTGGTCACGACGCGGTCCACCCCGACCTGGGCACCTTCGACGACTTCGACGCGTTTGTCGCCCGCGCCGGCGAGCTCGGCCTGGAAGTGGCGCTCGACCTGGCGCTCAACTGCGCGCCGGACCATCCGTGGGTCTCCAAGCACCCGGAGTGGTTCACGACCCGCGCCGACGGCACCATCGCCTACGCCGAGAACCCGCCGAAGAAGTACCAGGACATCTACCCGCTGAACTTCGACAACGACCCCGAGGGGCTCTACGCCGAGCTGCGCCGCATCGTGCAGGTGTGGATCGACCACGGCGTGACGATCTTCCGCGTCGACAACCCGCACACCAAGCCGCTGGAGTTCTGGGAACGCCTGATCGCCGACGTCGCGGAGACACATCCGGAGATCATCTGGCTGGCGGAGGCGTTCACCCGCCCGCCGATGATGCACACCCTGGCCAAGGTCGGCTTCCAGCAGTCGTACACGTACTACGCCTGGCGCCACGACCGGGCCGAGCTGGAGGAGTACTGCACCGAGCTCGCCGGGCCCGCCGCGGCGTACATGCGGCCGAGCTTCTGGCCCACCACACACGACATCCTGACACCGTTCATGCAGCGTGGCGGGGTTGACGTGTGGAAGATGCGGGCTGCGCTCGCCGCGACGCTGGTGCCCACGTACGGCATCTACGCCGGCTACGAGCTGATCGAGAACGTGCCGCGGCCCGGCGCCGAGGAGCAGATCGACAACGAGAAGTACGAGTACAAGAACCGCCGCTGGGAGGACTACGAGCCGGGCGGGCCGCGCGAGGGGCAGTCGCTGGCGCCGTACCTGACCCGCCTCAACGAGATCCGCCGCGCCCACCCGGCGCTGCACCGGCTGCGCAACCTCCGCTTCCACCGCGCCGACGACCCGGACGTGCTGGTCTTCTCGAAGTCCCGCCGCATCTACGACCGTGACGACGTGGTCATCGTCGTGGCCAACCTGGACCCGTCCGTGACCCGGGACACGTGGGTGCACCTGACCATGCCGGACCTCGGCCTCGGCTGGGAGGAGGGGTTCGTGGCCCACGACCTGATCACCGGCCAGCACTGGAACTGGGGCGAACACGCCTTCGTCCGCGTCGGGCCGGACACCGAGCCGGTCCACATCATTCGCGTTCTGTCCTCCTTTTAG
- a CDS encoding response regulator — MPSYRVILAEDSVLLREGLVSLLTRFGHEVVAAVGDAPALHAAVSADRPDIVVTDVRMPPGHQDEGLRAAVELRGTDPALPILVLSQYVETTYATQLLDSGDGTGVGYLLKDRIGRVQEFLEALDRVVLGGTVVDPEVVRQLLRRRRDPLAPLTPREREVLALIAEGRSNAAVAARLVISDAAVAKHIRGILQKLDLPQDGEDHRRVLAVLAFLRAG, encoded by the coding sequence GTGCCGTCCTACCGCGTGATCCTGGCCGAGGACAGCGTCCTGCTCCGCGAGGGACTGGTCTCGCTGCTGACCCGCTTCGGTCACGAGGTCGTCGCGGCGGTCGGTGACGCCCCGGCCCTGCACGCGGCGGTCTCGGCGGACCGGCCGGACATCGTCGTCACCGACGTGCGGATGCCGCCCGGGCACCAGGACGAGGGGCTGCGTGCGGCAGTCGAGCTCCGCGGCACGGATCCGGCGCTGCCGATCCTGGTGCTCAGCCAGTACGTCGAGACCACGTACGCGACACAGCTCCTCGACTCGGGTGACGGCACCGGCGTCGGTTACCTGCTCAAGGACCGCATCGGCCGGGTGCAGGAATTCCTGGAGGCCCTCGATCGGGTGGTGCTCGGCGGCACGGTGGTCGACCCCGAGGTGGTCCGCCAGCTGCTGCGCCGCCGCCGCGACCCTCTCGCACCGCTGACTCCCCGCGAACGCGAGGTGCTCGCCCTGATCGCCGAGGGCCGGTCCAACGCGGCGGTGGCCGCCCGCCTGGTGATCAGCGACGCGGCGGTCGCCAAGCACATCCGCGGCATCCTCCAGAAACTCGACCTCCCGCAGGACGGCGAGGACCACCGCCGGGTGCTGGCCGTGCTCGCGTTCCTCCGCGCCGGATAG
- a CDS encoding sensor histidine kinase, with product MTVQLGSRDLVSGRPWRAAGYLLVSGLTGVVTLLAAVLLLTAGTALAVLLVGLPLLAGLALLGLPVARAGRWALRLVDPRPAPGGHRPPAYAGLWPWLTTRLTEPLTWRELGYALLLAVVLGPLDLLVVTLAVAVPAALIASPVLLAATGQVNVLKVWAVTSWPAAFAVCLLGLGALAVCAYGMVVVAGAQAALTRLLLAGPDPGVVTELTRSRIRLVDAFEAERGRIERDLHDGAQQRLVSLTMMLGVARLDAPPGPLEAQLARAHDEAEAVLVDLRELIRGIHPPVLTDFGLPAAVADLADRSVVPVDVTLPLPGRFSPAIESAAYFVVCEALSNLAKHSGAARAEVSGGYRDGRLEVRIHDDGRGGAAAGAGTGLVRLADRVSVVEGRLSLSSPAGGPTVLTVEIPCRPTA from the coding sequence ATGACGGTGCAGCTCGGCAGCAGGGACCTCGTGTCCGGCCGGCCGTGGCGTGCGGCCGGATATCTGCTGGTGTCCGGCCTGACCGGCGTCGTGACGCTGCTCGCCGCCGTCCTGCTCCTGACCGCGGGAACTGCTCTGGCCGTGCTGCTCGTCGGTCTGCCGCTGCTGGCCGGTCTGGCCCTGCTCGGCCTCCCGGTCGCGAGGGCCGGCCGCTGGGCCCTGCGGCTCGTCGACCCGCGCCCGGCCCCCGGTGGTCACCGGCCACCCGCGTACGCGGGACTGTGGCCGTGGCTGACGACCCGGCTGACCGAGCCGCTGACCTGGCGGGAGCTCGGGTACGCCCTGCTCCTCGCCGTGGTGCTCGGCCCGCTCGACCTGCTCGTCGTGACCCTGGCGGTGGCGGTGCCGGCGGCGCTGATCGCCAGCCCGGTGCTGCTGGCGGCCACGGGACAGGTCAACGTGCTCAAGGTCTGGGCGGTCACCTCGTGGCCGGCTGCGTTCGCCGTCTGCCTGCTCGGACTGGGGGCGCTCGCCGTGTGCGCGTACGGGATGGTGGTTGTCGCCGGGGCCCAGGCGGCGCTGACCCGGCTCCTGCTCGCCGGGCCGGACCCCGGGGTGGTCACCGAGCTGACGCGGTCGCGGATCCGGCTGGTCGACGCGTTCGAGGCGGAACGCGGCCGCATCGAACGCGACCTGCACGACGGCGCCCAGCAGCGTCTCGTGTCGCTCACGATGATGCTCGGTGTCGCCCGCCTCGACGCCCCGCCCGGGCCCCTGGAGGCGCAGCTGGCCCGCGCCCACGACGAGGCCGAGGCCGTCCTGGTCGACCTGCGGGAGCTGATCCGGGGCATCCACCCGCCGGTGCTGACCGATTTCGGGCTGCCTGCGGCCGTCGCCGACCTGGCCGACCGCTCGGTCGTGCCGGTCGACGTCACCCTGCCGCTGCCCGGGCGGTTCAGCCCGGCGATCGAGTCGGCCGCCTACTTCGTCGTCTGCGAAGCCCTGTCCAACCTGGCCAAACACAGCGGCGCCGCCCGGGCCGAGGTCTCCGGCGGATATCGCGACGGCCGGCTGGAGGTGCGGATCCACGACGACGGCCGGGGCGGGGCCGCCGCGGGCGCCGGCACCGGCCTGGTCCGCCTGGCCGACCGGGTGTCGGTCGTCGAGGGCCGCCTCTCGCTGTCCAGCCCGGCCGGCGGCCCGACCGTCCTGACCGTGGAGATCCCGTGCCGTCCTACCGCGTGA
- a CDS encoding ABC transporter ATP-binding protein, whose product MNHDTIQVRAVTRTYGSGDGAVTALDRLSLSFAAGTFTAVMGPSGSGKSTLLQCAAGLDRPTSGSVLLGGTELTALGETRLTRLRRERIGFVFQAFNLLPALTAEQNVALPLRLAGRRPARAEIRAALTRVGLGDRARHRPDELSGGQQQRVALARALITRPEVLFADEPTGALDSTTGREVLRLLRGMADDGQTVVMVTHDPVAAASADRVVFLVDGRLHGELSTPSAASVADRMTRLETAPCSE is encoded by the coding sequence ATGAACCATGACACGATCCAGGTGCGGGCGGTGACCCGCACGTACGGCTCGGGTGACGGCGCTGTCACCGCTCTCGACCGGCTGAGCCTGTCCTTCGCCGCGGGCACCTTCACCGCGGTCATGGGCCCGTCGGGCTCGGGCAAGTCGACGCTGCTGCAGTGCGCGGCCGGGCTCGACCGTCCGACGTCCGGCTCGGTGCTGCTGGGCGGCACCGAGCTGACCGCGCTCGGCGAGACCCGCCTGACGCGGCTGCGGCGGGAACGGATCGGTTTTGTGTTCCAGGCGTTCAACCTGCTGCCGGCGCTGACCGCCGAGCAGAACGTCGCCCTGCCGCTGCGGCTCGCCGGCCGGCGGCCCGCCCGCGCGGAGATCCGGGCCGCCCTCACGCGCGTCGGTCTGGGCGACCGGGCACGGCACCGCCCGGACGAGCTCTCCGGCGGCCAGCAGCAGCGTGTCGCCCTGGCCCGGGCCCTGATCACCCGCCCCGAGGTGCTCTTCGCCGACGAACCGACCGGCGCCCTGGACTCGACGACCGGCCGCGAGGTGCTGCGGCTGCTGCGCGGGATGGCCGACGACGGTCAGACCGTCGTGATGGTCACCCACGATCCGGTCGCCGCGGCGAGCGCGGACCGGGTGGTGTTCCTGGTCGACGGGCGGCTGCACGGCGAGCTGAGCACGCCGTCGGCGGCGTCGGTCGCGGACCGCATGACCCGGCTGGAGACGGCACCGTGTTCAGAGTGA
- a CDS encoding FtsX-like permease family protein, giving the protein MTLAALRTRAVTLLGTFVALALGVGLLVTTGLALASTLDAPPQHPERFAGAPVVVRAFDEVRIGDRTEPLAHPHGVPPELAARFPAAIIDRSFPVRADNRDLVGHPWPVATYGGYRLVAGRVPARADEVVLSGSAPGSTITVTTAAGTDVRTVVGVVGPVPYEQAVFFHPAEAARLSPRIDNLVLQSTPDVTGVRVLTGDNRRLADPDPDRDSEALVAVNALLGTAGGVTAFVSVFVVASTFAFSVAQRRRELGLLRTAGATPGQVRRMLLGEAAVVGVVASAAGCLLGSRAAPVLARFLVEERLAPDWFTVGGHTWPYQVAFWTGLLVALTGAAAATVRAGRVRPVEALREAAVDSRALTPGRLVAGAALLATALGLVAWRIATDPGEALHRKTYITQPMLLITAVALLTPLLVRPLLRVVRLPGVIGLLVRENAAAGVRRTAAIAAPVLITVALAGSLLGATATITEAKATELRDRTTADLVISAEGGLDARTVAKVRAVPGTTVLTSAPTEVFLPDGSSSEARAVDPASLAALRILPVEAGRLADLDDGSIVVNEEWERHTVGERVDLWIGDGTRTTLRIAAVLATGTGSTGAYVTPHNAPGAVPDLLEVRGQPDAVRAAVPEVLTRDQWLAGEQPRTGRQTRAGLLVVLGIALVYTAIALANTLVMATSDRAREVGALRFAGATQRQVLLLIAAEALTVTAVGALLGLAVTAVDLLGIRAALALLSVRSPIVVPWEALGAVTTACAIAAVTAALIPAVVARHRQGMLGR; this is encoded by the coding sequence GTGACACTGGCCGCGCTGCGGACCCGCGCGGTGACCCTGCTCGGCACCTTCGTGGCGCTCGCGCTGGGCGTCGGCCTGCTCGTCACGACGGGTCTGGCCCTGGCCTCCACACTGGACGCTCCCCCGCAACACCCGGAGCGTTTTGCCGGGGCGCCCGTGGTCGTCCGCGCCTTCGACGAGGTGCGGATCGGCGACCGGACCGAGCCGCTCGCCCACCCGCACGGTGTCCCGCCCGAGCTCGCCGCCCGGTTCCCGGCCGCGATCATCGACCGCTCCTTCCCGGTACGCGCGGACAACCGCGATCTGGTCGGCCACCCGTGGCCCGTGGCGACCTACGGCGGCTACCGCCTCGTGGCCGGACGTGTACCGGCCCGGGCGGACGAGGTGGTGCTCAGCGGCTCGGCACCCGGCAGCACGATCACGGTCACCACCGCCGCCGGTACGGACGTCCGCACGGTGGTCGGCGTGGTCGGTCCCGTGCCGTACGAGCAGGCGGTGTTCTTCCACCCGGCCGAGGCTGCGCGCCTGTCTCCCCGCATCGACAACCTCGTGCTGCAGTCGACACCGGACGTCACCGGGGTCCGGGTGCTCACCGGCGACAACCGCCGCCTCGCCGACCCCGACCCGGACCGGGACTCCGAAGCGCTGGTGGCGGTGAACGCCTTGCTGGGCACTGCGGGCGGTGTCACGGCGTTCGTGTCGGTGTTCGTGGTGGCCTCCACGTTCGCCTTCTCGGTAGCGCAGCGGCGGCGCGAGCTCGGACTGCTGCGGACGGCAGGGGCGACCCCGGGTCAGGTCCGCCGGATGCTGCTCGGCGAGGCCGCGGTCGTCGGTGTGGTCGCCTCGGCCGCGGGCTGCCTGCTCGGCTCCCGCGCGGCGCCGGTGCTGGCACGGTTCCTGGTCGAGGAGCGGCTGGCGCCGGACTGGTTCACCGTGGGCGGGCACACCTGGCCGTACCAGGTGGCGTTCTGGACCGGGCTGCTCGTGGCCCTGACCGGTGCCGCCGCCGCGACGGTCCGGGCCGGGCGTGTCCGGCCCGTCGAGGCCCTGCGCGAGGCGGCCGTCGACAGCCGGGCACTGACACCCGGACGGCTGGTCGCGGGTGCGGCCCTGCTGGCGACCGCACTCGGGCTGGTCGCCTGGCGGATCGCCACGGACCCCGGCGAGGCGCTGCACCGCAAGACGTACATCACGCAGCCGATGCTGCTGATCACGGCGGTCGCCCTGCTCACGCCCCTGCTGGTGCGGCCGCTGCTGCGGGTCGTACGCCTGCCCGGCGTGATCGGCCTGCTCGTGCGGGAGAACGCCGCGGCCGGGGTACGGCGTACCGCCGCGATCGCGGCACCGGTGCTGATCACGGTGGCGCTGGCGGGCTCGCTGCTCGGTGCCACGGCGACCATCACCGAGGCGAAGGCCACCGAACTGCGGGACCGGACCACCGCCGACCTCGTCATCAGCGCGGAGGGTGGGCTCGACGCGCGTACCGTGGCGAAGGTCCGGGCGGTGCCCGGCACGACCGTGCTGACCAGCGCGCCCACCGAGGTCTTTCTGCCCGATGGGAGCAGTTCGGAGGCCCGGGCGGTCGACCCGGCCAGCCTCGCGGCCCTGCGGATCCTGCCGGTCGAGGCGGGACGGCTCGCGGATCTCGACGACGGCAGCATCGTCGTGAACGAGGAGTGGGAGCGGCACACCGTCGGCGAACGGGTCGACCTGTGGATCGGCGACGGCACCCGGACCACGTTGCGCATCGCCGCCGTCCTGGCCACCGGCACCGGCAGCACCGGCGCCTACGTCACCCCGCACAACGCCCCCGGAGCGGTCCCCGATCTCCTGGAGGTCCGCGGGCAACCCGACGCTGTGCGGGCGGCCGTGCCGGAGGTGCTCACCCGCGACCAGTGGCTCGCCGGTGAGCAGCCACGCACGGGCCGCCAGACCCGTGCCGGCCTGCTCGTCGTGCTCGGCATCGCGCTCGTCTACACGGCGATCGCGCTGGCGAACACCCTGGTCATGGCCACCTCCGACCGCGCCCGCGAGGTCGGCGCCCTGCGCTTCGCCGGAGCGACCCAGCGGCAGGTGCTGCTGCTGATCGCGGCCGAGGCCCTGACCGTGACCGCAGTCGGCGCGCTGCTCGGCCTCGCCGTCACCGCGGTCGACCTGCTCGGCATCCGGGCCGCCCTTGCGCTGTTGTCCGTGCGGTCACCGATCGTCGTGCCGTGGGAGGCGCTCGGCGCGGTCACGACGGCCTGCGCTATCGCCGCGGTGACCGCGGCGCTCATCCCGGCGGTCGTGGCCCGGCACCGGCAGGGCATGCTGGGCCGGTGA
- a CDS encoding FAD-dependent oxidoreductase, protein MTSKAAQDPVDPRFSDSQLAGLRAYGEIRTVAAGDVVYSPADERNDLLVVLAGEIGVGDETPGHEVEFARFGASGFVGELNLLTGQRPYVTARATVESTLLAIPHDRLRELLDRETDLADTLVTAMIARRRLRLADGATNAPIEIIGTAQSEPSLALRTFLGRNTIPYRWADADADPGELASAGASRADLPVVVHPGGVLLSCTPGRLAEVLGLTQRPGDDRLYDVAVVGAGPSGLATAVYGASEGLEVAVFDATGPGGQAGASSRIENYLGFPDGISGAELTTRAAIQAQRFGARLNSPCRVTGIEPSPLGFTVTLGDDTRLSARTVVVATGAQYRRLPLDNWERLEGAGIYFAATDLEAGLCAGEPVLVLGGGNSAGQAALYLARRCTRVTIVIRRESLAESMSSYLIDRIEAHDRITVASSTVVEAVDGAEHLETVSLRRTTTGEVTRAEARGLFCFIGARPATGWLPATVRRDDDGFVLTDVALDGASRLPYETSLDGVFAAGDVRLGSMKRVAAAVGEGSSVIRSVHQFLSARTDRDPERDPSQGEPAPVLRG, encoded by the coding sequence GTGACCAGCAAGGCAGCCCAGGATCCGGTCGACCCGCGGTTCTCCGACAGTCAGCTCGCCGGGCTGCGCGCCTACGGCGAGATCCGCACGGTCGCGGCCGGGGACGTCGTCTACTCCCCCGCCGACGAGCGCAACGACCTGCTGGTGGTCCTGGCCGGCGAGATCGGTGTCGGCGACGAGACGCCCGGGCACGAGGTGGAGTTCGCTCGTTTCGGCGCGAGCGGGTTTGTCGGTGAGCTCAACCTGCTCACCGGCCAGCGCCCGTACGTGACGGCCCGCGCGACCGTGGAGAGCACGCTGCTGGCGATCCCCCACGACCGCCTGCGGGAGCTGCTGGACCGCGAGACCGATCTGGCCGACACGCTGGTCACCGCGATGATCGCGCGACGGCGGTTGCGGCTGGCCGACGGCGCCACCAACGCGCCGATCGAGATCATCGGCACGGCGCAGTCCGAGCCGTCGCTGGCGCTGCGGACGTTCCTGGGCCGCAACACCATCCCGTACCGGTGGGCCGACGCGGACGCCGATCCGGGTGAGCTGGCCTCGGCCGGGGCGTCCCGCGCCGACCTGCCCGTGGTCGTGCACCCGGGCGGTGTCCTGCTGAGCTGCACACCCGGGCGTCTGGCCGAGGTGCTGGGCCTGACCCAGCGACCGGGCGACGACCGGCTCTACGACGTCGCCGTGGTCGGTGCCGGCCCGTCCGGGCTGGCCACGGCCGTCTACGGCGCCTCCGAGGGCCTGGAGGTGGCGGTCTTCGACGCGACGGGCCCCGGCGGGCAGGCCGGCGCCAGCTCCCGCATCGAGAACTACCTCGGCTTCCCGGACGGCATCTCCGGCGCGGAGCTGACCACCCGCGCGGCGATCCAGGCGCAGCGGTTCGGGGCACGGCTCAACAGCCCGTGCCGGGTGACCGGGATCGAGCCGTCCCCGCTCGGCTTCACCGTGACGCTCGGCGACGACACCCGCCTGTCGGCGCGGACGGTCGTGGTCGCGACCGGCGCGCAGTACCGGCGGTTGCCGCTGGACAACTGGGAGCGCCTCGAGGGCGCCGGGATCTACTTCGCGGCCACCGACCTGGAGGCCGGTCTCTGCGCCGGCGAGCCGGTCCTCGTGCTGGGCGGGGGCAACTCGGCCGGTCAGGCGGCGCTCTACCTGGCCCGGCGCTGCACCCGCGTGACGATCGTGATCCGGCGCGAGTCGCTCGCCGAGTCGATGTCGTCCTACTTGATCGACCGGATCGAGGCCCACGACCGCATCACCGTCGCGTCGTCCACGGTGGTCGAGGCCGTCGACGGCGCCGAGCACCTCGAGACGGTCTCGCTGCGCCGCACGACCACCGGGGAGGTCACCCGGGCCGAGGCCCGCGGCCTCTTCTGTTTCATCGGCGCCCGTCCGGCCACCGGCTGGCTGCCCGCCACGGTACGCCGTGACGACGACGGTTTTGTGCTCACCGACGTGGCCCTCGACGGTGCCTCCCGCCTGCCGTACGAGACGTCCCTGGACGGGGTGTTCGCCGCCGGTGACGTGCGACTGGGGTCGATGAAACGCGTCGCGGCGGCCGTCGGTGAGGGCTCGTCGGTGATCCGCTCGGTGCACCAGTTCCTGAGCGCGCGCACCGATCGGGATCCGGAGCGGGACCCGAGCCAGGGTGAGCCCGCCCCGGTGCTGCGCGGCTGA